The following proteins are co-located in the Pomacea canaliculata isolate SZHN2017 linkage group LG8, ASM307304v1, whole genome shotgun sequence genome:
- the LOC112571266 gene encoding uncharacterized protein LOC112571266: MAGLVLLLICVTSAVTGVFLPESSSDPVICPHLPCPLPPCDRSEWIPWYYDYHGKNCTGCYQCPAMEESLRVSDLEKRQLDSTILRCPIVDCFFPPQDCPVALVAGTIHIGGLECPGCPRCPVPINE, encoded by the exons ATGGCGGGTCTTGTCTTGCTACTAATCTGTGTAACGTCAGCTGTTACAG GTGTGTTCCTGCCTGAGTCTTCGTCAGACCCAGTCATCTGTCCACATCTGCCTTGTCCCCTCCCGCCCTGCGATCGCAGTGAATGGATCCCTTGGTACTACGATTACCATGGCAAGAACTGTACAGGCTGCTACCAGTGCCCCGCTATGGAGGAATCTCTCAGAGTCTCTGACCTAGAG aaaagaCAGCTTGATTCCACAATCCTGCGATGCCCGATAGTGGATTGCTTCTTTCCACCACAGGACTGCCCTGTTGCCCTTGTCGCGGGTACCATCCACATTGGAGGCCTTGAATGTCCGGGCTGCCCTCGATGCCCTGTCCCAATCAACGAGTGA
- the LOC112571265 gene encoding uncharacterized protein LOC112571265 — protein MSKRRRDECYKYRERVISECFQTTVNMTFLVFLLACVTSAVIGQLKDNECLALPCAPPTCDPQKWVLNYYFHNGRMCPGCESCIAEDQLEKRQLVEHNICPVVDCFFPPRDCPVDLVMGTIQIGNLKCPGCPICPSTTLV, from the exons ATGTCTAAACGTAGGCGGGACGAGTGCTATAAGTATCGAGAGCGGGTAATATCTGAATGCTTTCAGACAACCGTAAACATgacttttcttgtctttctactggcttgtgtgacgtcagctgtaATAG GCCAACTTAAGGACAACGAGTGTCTTGCTCTCCCTTGTGCACCTCCGACCTGCGATCCACAGAAATGGGTCTTGAATTACTATTTTCACAATGGTAGGATGTGCCCAGGCTGTGAGAGTTGCATCGCTGAGGACCAACTTGAA AAAAGACAGCTGGTGGAACATAACATTTGCCCCGTAGTGGACTGCTTCTTCCCACCACGGGACTGTCCTGTCGACCTTGTCATGGGCACAATCCAGATTGGCAACCTCAAATGTCCGGGGTGTCCGATATGCCCGAGCACAACCCTGGTGTGA